The genome window AAAAAATTTAATGCTAATGACAAAATAAAAATTGGTTTTTTGGGAATGGCTCCTCCGCAAATTTTAATTTGGGATAAACATGTTTTAGACAATAAAATTATTATTGATGATATAGTAGAAGCAGCAACAAAAACAGCAAAAGAATTAAAAAAATCTGGTGCTGATATAGTTATTGCATTAGCACACAGCGGAATTCTTCCAGTTAAATACATTAAAAACTCTGAAAATGCAGTTTATAAGTTAAGTAAAATTAAAGAAATTGATGCTATATTTTCAGGACATGCGCATAATATTTTTCCAGGCGGAAAAGTTTATGATCAAAAAGAAAAATTTAAAATTGATAATGTTACAGGTAAAATAAATAATAAGCCTGTTGTAATGCCTGGAGCTTTAGGAAGTCACTTAGGAGTGATAATCTTTAAACTCGAAAAATTAAAAAAATCATGGAAGATTAAAGAAACCTTCACTGAACTTCCTAATGTAAGAAATGTAGAAGAAGACTCAAAAATTGTTTCTTTGGTTGCGAAGCATAACGTTAAAGTTCTCGAATATATTCGAGCTAAAGTAGGGAAAACTCAAATTCATTTCCATTCATGGTTTTCTACAATTGAATGTTCTTATGCTTCTCAATTTATTCAAAAAATTGCTATTGAATACGTGAAAAATAAATTAACAGAGACAAAATGGAAAAACCTTCCTATAATTTGTTCCTTTGCACCCTTAAATACTGGATCACACGGTTCAGCATATATCAATATATCTAAAGGTGATTTAGCGATAAAAGATATCTGTAATTTATATCCTTACGATAATGAAATTAAAGTTTTACTAATTAATAAGACACAAATAAAAGAATGGTTAGAATTTGCTTGCCAGGCATTTCAACAAATTAAAAGCAGTGATCTCGATGAAATAAATATTATTAATCCTTTGTTTCCAAGTTTTAATTTTGATTGTATTTACGGTCTAACTTATGAAATAGATCTTACACAACCAATTGGAAGTAGAATTATAAACTTACTCTATCAAGGCAAAGAAATAAAAAAATTTCAAAAATTTGCAATTATCACAAATAACTATAGAGCAGCAGGTGGTGGTAATTTTCCAAATGTTACAAAATTGAAAATAATTTATGATACCACTAAACTATATCGAGATATTATTATAAATAAAGTAAAAAACATAAAAGAAATTAATTTTGAGTTAGAACAAAATTGGAAAATAAAACAATT of Pigmentibacter sp. JX0631 contains these proteins:
- a CDS encoding bifunctional 2',3'-cyclic-nucleotide 2'-phosphodiesterase/3'-nucleotidase; translated protein: MTSSNCYQLAILETSDLHCSILPYDYYSDKKSDFFGLAKTASLIKKYRKLFPHSLLVDNGDLIQGNALSDYLKQFKVIDSKTIHPIIDVMNFLEYDIATVGNHDFNYGIEFLKKVTNQANFPYINSNIFLKNPKNKNLKGESLFPKSFIIEKKFNANDKIKIGFLGMAPPQILIWDKHVLDNKIIIDDIVEAATKTAKELKKSGADIVIALAHSGILPVKYIKNSENAVYKLSKIKEIDAIFSGHAHNIFPGGKVYDQKEKFKIDNVTGKINNKPVVMPGALGSHLGVIIFKLEKLKKSWKIKETFTELPNVRNVEEDSKIVSLVAKHNVKVLEYIRAKVGKTQIHFHSWFSTIECSYASQFIQKIAIEYVKNKLTETKWKNLPIICSFAPLNTGSHGSAYINISKGDLAIKDICNLYPYDNEIKVLLINKTQIKEWLEFACQAFQQIKSSDLDEINIINPLFPSFNFDCIYGLTYEIDLTQPIGSRIINLLYQGKEIKKFQKFAIITNNYRAAGGGNFPNVTKLKIIYDTTKLYRDIIINKVKNIKEINFELEQNWKIKQLQSTVKQKIFFESSLDSIPFHPKYLIPYTKDLNNKRVKYLVDMTKI